Proteins encoded together in one Streptomyces sp. TLI_171 window:
- a CDS encoding sugar ABC transporter substrate-binding protein: protein MNTGLRRIAVAAFAATLAVGLAACGSAKQSSGASGASGSGGAVKIGLLLPETKTTRYEQFDKPLIEAKIKALAPNAQIDYYNANQDATTQQTQVDTALTKGDQVLILDAVDSKAIQSSVQKAHDAGVKVIAYDRLAQGPVDAYVSFDNHKVGELQGEALVAAVGDKASAGQIIMINGSPTDPNAADFKAGAHAAMDGKLKIGKEYDTPQWDPNTANQEAAAAITAIGAPNVVGVYSANDGMAAGIATALKAANLSVPLTGQDAQLDAVQRILAGTQTMSIYKPYKPEADAAGAMAVQFAQGKSLEPSLSPTTSTNGSGTKVASLLIAPTVLTKDNIKTTVVADGLYTVQQICTPDYASACQAAGLQ, encoded by the coding sequence ATGAACACCGGTCTCCGTCGGATCGCCGTCGCCGCTTTCGCGGCCACTCTCGCCGTGGGGCTGGCCGCCTGCGGCAGCGCCAAGCAGTCCTCCGGTGCGTCCGGGGCCTCCGGCAGCGGCGGGGCGGTGAAGATCGGCCTGCTGCTGCCGGAGACCAAGACCACCCGGTACGAGCAGTTCGACAAGCCGCTGATCGAAGCCAAGATCAAGGCGCTGGCGCCGAACGCCCAGATCGACTACTACAACGCCAACCAGGACGCGACGACGCAGCAGACCCAGGTGGACACCGCGCTGACCAAGGGCGACCAGGTGCTGATCCTGGACGCGGTGGACTCCAAGGCGATCCAGTCCTCGGTGCAGAAGGCGCACGACGCAGGCGTCAAGGTGATCGCCTACGACCGGCTGGCCCAGGGCCCGGTGGACGCCTACGTCTCGTTCGACAACCACAAGGTCGGCGAGCTGCAGGGCGAGGCGCTGGTCGCCGCGGTCGGCGACAAGGCCTCGGCCGGCCAGATCATCATGATCAACGGCTCGCCGACCGACCCGAACGCCGCCGACTTCAAGGCCGGCGCGCACGCCGCGATGGACGGCAAGCTGAAGATCGGCAAGGAGTACGACACCCCGCAGTGGGACCCGAACACCGCCAACCAGGAGGCCGCCGCCGCGATCACCGCGATCGGCGCCCCGAACGTGGTCGGCGTCTACTCCGCCAACGACGGCATGGCGGCGGGCATCGCCACCGCCCTGAAGGCGGCCAACCTGAGCGTCCCGCTGACCGGCCAGGACGCCCAGCTCGACGCGGTGCAGCGGATCCTGGCGGGCACCCAGACGATGTCGATCTACAAGCCGTACAAGCCGGAGGCGGACGCGGCCGGCGCGATGGCGGTGCAGTTCGCCCAGGGCAAGAGCCTGGAGCCGTCGCTGAGCCCGACCACCTCGACCAACGGCTCCGGCACCAAGGTCGCCTCGCTGCTGATCGCCCCCACGGTCCTGACCAAGGACAACATCAAGACCACCGTGGTCGCCGACGGCCTGTACACCGTCCAGCAGATCTGCACCCCGGACTACGCCTCGGCCTGCCAGGCCGCCGGCCTCCAGTAA
- a CDS encoding cytochrome P450, which yields MDARPPAPAAPPAPPARPDRLPLHGPEFAADPDGHYRLLRQYGPAAPVELAPGVDATLVTDYAAALTLLQDPATFRKDPHRWRALNEGAVPPDSPVLPLLSYRPNCMFTDGIAHMRLRQAVTDSMARIDPGRLARTTRQVSDFLIGRFAHRGSADLITGYARQLPLFVFNELFGCTADIGDRVLFGISGMFDGVNAEQAAQVLFGAVGELVALKRRQPGEDVASWLMSHHHALTDEELVHQLALLLGAGAEPLGNLIGNTLHRRLTDPSYAAGDALLDEAIEDTLWENPPITNLAPHYPAVNLTIGTQRVRAGDLVLIGFAAANTGPELTAQRQTGSRAYLSWSAGPHACPSKDPALHITLAALENLFDRLPDLELAVPEASLSWRPGPFHRALSSLPVRFTPAAPAPPAPTAAPPPPAPAATTGRPGRWSQFLNRLTG from the coding sequence ATGGACGCACGACCGCCGGCCCCCGCGGCCCCACCCGCGCCCCCGGCCCGGCCGGACCGACTCCCGCTCCACGGACCGGAGTTCGCCGCCGACCCGGACGGCCACTACCGGCTGCTGCGGCAGTACGGTCCCGCCGCGCCGGTGGAACTCGCCCCCGGCGTGGACGCCACCCTGGTCACCGACTACGCGGCGGCGCTGACCCTGCTGCAGGACCCGGCGACCTTCCGCAAGGACCCGCACCGCTGGCGGGCGCTCAACGAGGGCGCGGTACCGCCCGACAGCCCGGTGCTGCCGCTGCTCTCCTACCGGCCGAACTGCATGTTCACCGACGGCATAGCGCACATGAGGCTGCGTCAGGCTGTCACCGACAGCATGGCGCGGATCGACCCCGGACGGCTGGCCCGCACCACCCGGCAGGTCTCCGACTTCCTGATCGGCCGGTTCGCCCACCGCGGCTCCGCCGACCTGATCACCGGCTACGCCAGGCAGCTGCCGCTGTTCGTCTTCAACGAACTGTTCGGCTGCACCGCCGACATCGGCGACCGGGTGCTGTTCGGCATTTCCGGCATGTTCGACGGCGTGAACGCCGAGCAGGCCGCGCAGGTCCTGTTCGGCGCCGTCGGCGAGCTCGTCGCCCTCAAGCGCCGGCAGCCCGGCGAGGACGTCGCCTCCTGGCTGATGTCGCATCACCACGCGCTCACCGACGAGGAGCTGGTGCACCAGCTGGCGCTACTGCTCGGCGCCGGCGCCGAGCCGCTCGGCAACCTGATCGGCAACACCCTGCACCGGCGGCTCACCGACCCCTCCTACGCCGCGGGCGACGCGCTGCTGGACGAGGCGATCGAGGACACCCTCTGGGAGAACCCGCCGATCACCAACCTCGCCCCGCACTACCCCGCGGTCAACCTCACCATCGGCACGCAGCGGGTACGGGCCGGCGACCTGGTGCTGATCGGCTTCGCCGCCGCCAACACCGGCCCCGAGCTGACCGCGCAGCGCCAGACCGGCAGCCGCGCCTACCTGTCCTGGAGCGCCGGACCGCACGCCTGCCCGTCCAAGGACCCGGCCCTGCACATCACCCTGGCCGCCCTGGAGAACCTGTTCGACCGCCTGCCCGATCTCGAACTCGCCGTCCCCGAAGCCTCGTTGAGCTGGCGGCCGGGCCCGTTCCACCGCGCCCTGAGCTCCCTCCCCGTCCGCTTCACCCCCGCCGCCCCGGCCCCGCCCGCCCCGACGGCCGCGCCTCCCCCTCCCGCGCCTGCCGCGACCACCGGCAGGCCCGGACGGTGGAGCCAGTTCCTGAACCGGCTGACCGGCTGA
- a CDS encoding LCP family protein has product MSARRAGAHGTVPTRGRRGRRIALWTTSTVVVLAVLAAGLVYYRLNGNLSTFGSDGVSKDRPDAASADAQGRVPVNLLLIGSDSRDGANKDLGGGQDDGARSDTAILLHVYADHRHAVGVSVPRDSLVDVPPCMLPNKTWTKPQTDVMFNSAFSVGNTAQGNPACTQNTVEKLTGLRIDHTMVINFQGFADMTKAVGGVDVCLPKAVYEGDLDPNLGRRGKQLFKAGHQSIAGQQALDYVRIRHGLGDGSDIGRTKRQQAFLSSLIKSVKAKGMNPVALLPLADATTKSLTVDEGLGSAQKLVDFAMSLKDVDLHDVKFLTVPWRYQGERVALVHPDADQLWAALKADRTLDGQDTTPASAAPSSSPSASPAATVDGAGIRVAVYNGTATAGLTGRAAEALEAAGFTVTGRANAASRTHTATLVEYGPGEKAEAQKVAALFPGATLEAGTRAGISLTLGADYAAGRGATAAPPVPTGPLPTSVSQARSADDDACSDLTYG; this is encoded by the coding sequence ATGTCTGCACGCAGGGCGGGAGCCCACGGCACCGTGCCCACCCGAGGACGCCGGGGCCGCCGGATCGCCCTGTGGACCACCTCGACCGTGGTCGTCCTCGCCGTGCTGGCGGCCGGGCTGGTGTACTACCGGCTCAACGGCAACCTGAGCACCTTCGGCTCGGACGGCGTCAGCAAGGACCGGCCCGACGCCGCCTCCGCCGACGCCCAGGGCCGGGTCCCGGTCAACCTGCTGCTGATCGGCTCCGACTCGCGCGACGGCGCCAACAAGGACCTCGGCGGCGGCCAGGACGACGGCGCCCGCTCGGACACCGCGATCCTGCTGCACGTCTACGCCGACCACCGGCACGCCGTCGGGGTGTCCGTCCCGCGCGACTCCCTGGTGGACGTCCCGCCCTGCATGCTGCCGAACAAGACCTGGACCAAGCCGCAGACCGACGTGATGTTCAACAGCGCCTTCTCGGTCGGCAACACCGCCCAGGGCAACCCGGCCTGCACCCAGAACACCGTGGAGAAGCTCACCGGCCTGCGCATCGACCACACCATGGTGATCAACTTCCAGGGCTTCGCGGACATGACGAAGGCGGTCGGCGGCGTCGACGTCTGCCTGCCCAAGGCCGTCTACGAGGGCGACCTCGACCCCAACCTCGGCCGCCGCGGCAAGCAGCTGTTCAAGGCCGGCCACCAGAGCATCGCCGGCCAGCAGGCCCTGGACTACGTGCGGATCCGGCACGGGCTCGGCGACGGCTCCGACATCGGCCGCACCAAGCGCCAGCAGGCCTTCCTCTCCTCGCTGATCAAGTCCGTCAAGGCCAAGGGCATGAACCCCGTCGCGCTGCTGCCGCTGGCCGACGCCACCACCAAGTCGCTCACCGTGGACGAGGGCCTCGGCTCGGCGCAGAAGCTGGTCGACTTCGCGATGTCGCTGAAGGACGTCGACCTGCACGACGTCAAGTTCCTCACCGTGCCCTGGCGCTACCAGGGCGAACGGGTCGCCCTGGTCCACCCCGACGCCGACCAGCTGTGGGCCGCGCTCAAGGCCGACCGCACCCTGGACGGCCAGGACACCACGCCCGCCTCCGCCGCCCCCTCGTCCAGCCCCAGCGCGTCCCCCGCCGCCACCGTCGACGGCGCCGGCATCCGGGTCGCCGTCTACAACGGCACCGCCACCGCCGGGCTGACCGGCCGGGCCGCCGAGGCCCTGGAGGCCGCCGGGTTCACCGTCACCGGGCGGGCCAACGCCGCCTCCCGCACCCACACCGCCACCCTGGTCGAGTACGGGCCCGGCGAGAAGGCCGAGGCCCAGAAGGTCGCCGCGCTGTTCCCCGGCGCCACCCTGGAGGCCGGCACCCGGGCCGGGATCTCCCTCACCCTGGGCGCCGACTACGCCGCCGGCCGCGGCGCCACCGCCGCCCCGCCCGTGCCGACCGGCCCGCTGCCGACCAGCGTCAGCCAGGCCCGCTCCGCCGACGACGACGCCTGCTCCGACCTCACCTACGGCTGA
- a CDS encoding sugar ABC transporter permease, with protein sequence MPTGGVNAPVPVAAGAAPAVDPRLIVRQEGLKGYLIEFKRRLTSGELGSAPVVVALIIIWAVFGSLNSSFLSAQNLSNLSQQIVGTGMIAVGVVFVLLLGEIDLSVGYVSGLCAAIFAVLNVTHGVNQWVALLSAVVGGALVGLVQGLFFAKVGVPAFIVTLAGNLGWNGLMLQILGANGTVNMSGKDVVSRMYSTIFGQQVAAYGLAAAGTLLFLGMTLLDTKRRRAAGIPYRTTVDIVIRTVALAVVGFLAAYTLNQYKGLPLALLIFLAFVVVLEFVLRRTPYGRKVFALGGNIEGARRAGINVAWVRITVFMICSTMAAIGGLFLAAQIQSASQTSGGGNLLMNAIAAAVIGGTSLFGGRGSTWSALLGALVIGSIQSGMNIEGLSNAIQFMITGAVLLAAAVVDSLARRTQKSAGRA encoded by the coding sequence ATGCCGACCGGCGGCGTCAACGCCCCGGTCCCGGTCGCCGCGGGGGCCGCCCCCGCGGTCGACCCGCGGCTGATCGTCCGTCAGGAGGGCCTGAAGGGCTACCTGATCGAGTTCAAGCGCCGGCTGACCAGCGGCGAGCTCGGCTCGGCCCCGGTGGTGGTCGCGCTGATCATCATCTGGGCCGTGTTCGGCTCGCTGAACAGCAGCTTCCTGTCGGCGCAGAACCTGTCCAACCTGTCCCAGCAGATCGTCGGCACCGGCATGATCGCCGTCGGCGTGGTGTTCGTGCTGCTGCTCGGCGAGATCGACCTGTCGGTCGGCTACGTCAGCGGCCTGTGCGCGGCCATCTTCGCCGTCCTGAACGTCACGCACGGCGTCAACCAGTGGGTGGCGCTGCTGTCCGCGGTCGTCGGCGGCGCGCTGGTCGGCCTGGTGCAGGGCCTGTTCTTCGCCAAGGTCGGCGTGCCCGCGTTCATCGTGACGCTGGCCGGCAACCTGGGCTGGAACGGCCTGATGCTGCAGATCCTGGGCGCCAACGGCACCGTCAACATGTCCGGCAAGGACGTGGTCTCCCGGATGTACTCGACCATCTTCGGGCAGCAGGTCGCCGCCTACGGACTGGCCGCCGCCGGGACGCTGCTGTTCCTCGGGATGACGCTGCTGGACACCAAACGGCGGCGGGCCGCGGGCATCCCGTACCGGACCACCGTCGACATCGTGATCCGCACCGTGGCGCTCGCGGTGGTCGGCTTCCTCGCCGCGTACACCCTCAACCAGTACAAGGGCCTGCCGCTGGCCCTGCTGATCTTCCTGGCCTTCGTGGTGGTGCTGGAGTTCGTGCTGCGCCGCACCCCGTACGGGCGGAAGGTGTTCGCGCTCGGCGGCAACATCGAGGGCGCCCGGCGGGCCGGCATCAACGTCGCGTGGGTGCGGATCACGGTGTTCATGATCTGCTCCACCATGGCGGCGATCGGCGGCCTGTTCCTGGCCGCGCAGATCCAGTCGGCCTCGCAGACCTCCGGCGGCGGCAACCTGCTGATGAACGCGATCGCGGCGGCCGTCATCGGCGGCACCAGCCTGTTCGGCGGGCGCGGTTCGACCTGGTCGGCGCTGCTGGGTGCGCTGGTGATCGGCTCGATCCAGTCCGGGATGAACATCGAGGGCCTGAGCAACGCCATCCAGTTCATGATCACCGGCGCGGTGCTGCTGGCCGCCGCGGTGGTCGACTCGCTGGCGCGGCGGACCCAGAAGTCGGCCGGCCGGGCCTGA
- a CDS encoding alpha/beta hydrolase, whose amino-acid sequence MEPITHVYLAGIGNSAPAHWQYRWHAADPAGVWVEHASWDEPVRDHWVADLDAALRAITGPKLLVAHSLGCATVVEWAADHADEGIVGALLVAAPDPHGPAFPVDAAGFDRPRPAPLPFRTVVVASRNDKYSAFGYAEDTAAALGAELVDVGLLGHINADSGLGDWEHGRALLDGLLPGAG is encoded by the coding sequence ATGGAACCCATCACCCACGTGTACCTCGCGGGCATCGGCAACTCGGCCCCCGCGCACTGGCAGTACCGCTGGCACGCGGCCGACCCCGCCGGGGTCTGGGTCGAGCACGCCTCCTGGGACGAGCCCGTCCGCGACCACTGGGTCGCCGACCTGGACGCCGCCCTGCGCGCGATCACCGGGCCCAAGCTGCTGGTGGCGCACAGCCTCGGCTGCGCCACCGTGGTGGAGTGGGCCGCCGACCACGCCGACGAGGGGATCGTCGGCGCGCTGCTGGTCGCCGCTCCGGACCCGCACGGCCCGGCCTTCCCGGTCGACGCCGCCGGCTTCGACCGGCCGCGCCCCGCCCCGCTGCCGTTCCGCACCGTCGTGGTGGCCAGCCGGAACGACAAGTACAGCGCCTTCGGCTACGCGGAGGACACCGCGGCGGCGCTCGGCGCCGAACTGGTCGACGTCGGGCTGCTCGGCCACATCAACGCCGACTCCGGCCTCGGCGACTGGGAGCACGGCCGGGCGCTGCTCGACGGGCTGCTGCCGGGCGCCGGCTGA
- a CDS encoding RNA polymerase sigma factor has protein sequence MSRGPDADQDLLRELAPQVLAALLRRHPGAFDSCEDAVQEALLAAAEQWPAQGRPDNPRGWLVTVASRRLVDLVRADRARREREERLFLATPQSELLGRAADAGPAADRDDSLALLFLCCHPALTAPSRIALTLRAVGGLSTAQIAAAFLVPEATMAQRISRAKQTIRSSGLPFALPAAAESAERLREVLQVLYLVFNEGYTATGGSDLTVAHLSDEAIRLARLLHRLLPADAEVMGLLALMLLTDARRPARTGPDGELVPLAEQDRSRWDAAAIAEGTALVERALPAGRVGPYQLQAAIAALHDEAPDVTATDWPQILALYDLLLRVAPGPMPALGRAVALAEVHGPASALEELGALEPELERHHRFHAVRAELLARSGDRAAAAAAFRRAAALATSLPERRHLSERARDVA, from the coding sequence GTGAGCCGGGGGCCCGATGCCGACCAGGACCTGCTGCGCGAGCTCGCGCCGCAGGTCCTGGCGGCGTTGCTGCGCCGCCACCCGGGCGCCTTCGACAGCTGCGAGGACGCGGTGCAGGAGGCGTTGCTGGCGGCGGCGGAGCAGTGGCCGGCCCAGGGGCGGCCGGACAACCCGCGGGGCTGGCTGGTGACGGTGGCCTCGCGCCGGCTGGTGGACCTGGTGCGGGCGGACCGGGCGCGGCGGGAGCGGGAGGAGCGGCTGTTCCTGGCGACTCCGCAGTCGGAGTTGCTGGGGCGGGCGGCGGACGCCGGCCCGGCCGCGGACCGGGACGATTCGCTGGCGCTGCTGTTCCTGTGCTGCCATCCGGCGTTGACCGCGCCGAGCCGGATCGCGTTGACGCTGCGCGCGGTGGGCGGCCTGAGCACGGCGCAGATCGCGGCGGCGTTCCTGGTGCCGGAGGCGACGATGGCGCAGCGGATCAGCCGGGCGAAGCAGACCATCCGGTCCTCGGGGCTGCCGTTCGCGCTGCCGGCGGCGGCGGAGTCGGCGGAGCGGCTGCGCGAGGTGCTGCAGGTGCTGTACCTGGTGTTCAACGAGGGGTACACGGCGACCGGCGGCAGCGATCTGACGGTGGCTCACCTCTCCGACGAGGCGATCCGGCTGGCCCGGCTGCTGCACCGCCTGCTGCCGGCGGACGCGGAGGTGATGGGACTGCTGGCACTGATGCTGCTGACGGACGCCCGGCGGCCGGCCCGGACGGGCCCGGACGGGGAGCTGGTGCCGTTGGCGGAGCAGGACCGTTCGCGGTGGGACGCGGCGGCGATCGCGGAGGGCACGGCGCTGGTGGAGCGGGCGCTGCCGGCGGGGCGGGTGGGGCCGTACCAGTTGCAGGCGGCGATCGCGGCGCTGCACGACGAGGCGCCGGACGTGACGGCGACGGACTGGCCGCAGATCCTGGCGCTGTACGACCTGCTGCTGCGGGTGGCGCCCGGTCCGATGCCGGCACTGGGACGAGCGGTGGCGCTGGCGGAGGTCCACGGCCCGGCGTCGGCGTTGGAGGAGCTCGGCGCGCTGGAGCCGGAGCTGGAGCGCCACCACCGCTTCCACGCGGTGCGGGCGGAGCTGCTGGCGCGCTCCGGCGACCGGGCGGCGGCCGCGGCGGCGTTCCGCCGGGCCGCGGCGCTGGCGACGAGCCTGCCGGAGCGGCGTCACCTGTCCGAGCGGGCCCGCGACGTGGCCTGA
- a CDS encoding ROK family transcriptional regulator — protein MTAPAPAPSARRLRTRATLLAVLGEHGTLSRAEISRLTGLSRSAVSSAVTDLLGEGLVSETTTAGAAGRGRRAAAVTLRRAHALVLAFDFGHTHVTCAVADTAGTVLGEATAHLDVDNHPREVLDAAAALADQALTAAGHTLDRITAIAAGIPGALDTRTNVVRAPSTLSQWIGMDPAAELGRVFGRPVTVGNDAEMGARGERAYGSDRAVNDLVYVKASTGIGAGLLLDGRIYRGASGISGEIGHIQLPDAATWCRCGNRGCLESVASIVEVRRRLVHVLTPGARPGDPVDLPPLGELADVPAAARVIGEAGRTIGRVLADLVNCLNPAAIVIGGELGQAGAPLVNGIRESVDRYAQPAVAEAVDIRASRLGLRAELHGAIDAAVAAATAR, from the coding sequence ATGACAGCCCCCGCCCCGGCCCCCTCGGCCCGCCGCCTGCGCACCCGGGCCACCCTGCTCGCCGTCCTCGGCGAGCACGGCACGCTCAGCCGCGCCGAGATCAGCCGGCTCACCGGGCTCTCCCGCTCCGCCGTCAGCAGCGCCGTCACCGACCTGCTCGGCGAGGGCCTGGTCAGCGAGACCACCACCGCCGGCGCCGCCGGCCGCGGCCGCCGCGCCGCCGCCGTCACCCTGCGCCGCGCCCACGCCCTGGTCCTCGCGTTCGACTTCGGCCACACCCACGTCACCTGCGCCGTCGCCGACACCGCCGGCACCGTGCTCGGCGAGGCCACCGCCCACCTCGACGTCGACAACCACCCGCGCGAGGTCCTCGACGCCGCCGCCGCGCTCGCCGACCAGGCGCTCACCGCCGCCGGCCACACCCTGGACCGGATCACCGCCATCGCCGCCGGCATCCCCGGCGCCCTCGACACCCGCACCAACGTGGTCCGCGCCCCCTCCACCCTCTCCCAGTGGATCGGCATGGACCCCGCCGCCGAACTCGGCCGGGTCTTCGGCCGCCCCGTCACCGTCGGCAACGACGCCGAGATGGGCGCCCGCGGCGAACGCGCCTACGGCAGCGACCGCGCCGTCAACGACCTGGTCTACGTCAAGGCCTCCACCGGCATCGGCGCCGGACTCCTGCTCGACGGCCGGATCTACCGCGGCGCCAGCGGCATCTCCGGCGAGATCGGCCACATCCAGCTCCCCGACGCCGCCACCTGGTGCCGCTGCGGCAACCGCGGCTGCCTGGAGTCCGTCGCCTCCATCGTCGAGGTCCGCCGCCGGCTGGTCCACGTCCTCACCCCCGGCGCCCGCCCCGGCGACCCGGTCGACCTGCCGCCGCTCGGCGAGCTCGCCGACGTCCCCGCCGCCGCCCGCGTCATCGGCGAAGCCGGCCGCACCATCGGCCGCGTCCTCGCCGACCTGGTCAACTGCCTCAACCCCGCCGCCATCGTCATCGGCGGCGAACTCGGCCAGGCCGGTGCGCCCCTGGTCAACGGCATCCGCGAATCCGTCGACCGCTACGCCCAGCCCGCCGTCGCCGAAGCCGTCGACATCCGCGCCAGCCGGCTCGGCCTGCGCGCCGAGCTCCACGGGGCGATCGACGCCGCCGTGGCCGCCGCCACCGCCCGATGA
- a CDS encoding ATP-binding cassette domain-containing protein, which produces MAGETVLALRGISKRFGAVQALTDIELEVRTGEVVALVGDNGAGKSTLVKAIAGVYQPDEGVIEWEGRPVAIHRPQDAQHLGIATVYQDLALCDNLDVVGNLFLGRELKQFGLVLDEVGMERRSRQLLDTLSIRIPSVRIPIASLSGGQRQVVAIARALIGSPKVVILDEPTAALGVEQTAQVLDLVERLREQNLGVILISHNMADVMAVADTVAVLRLGRNNGVFDKRSTNQEQIISAITGATDNAVTRRRARGEGGSL; this is translated from the coding sequence GTGGCGGGTGAGACCGTACTGGCCCTGCGCGGGATCTCGAAGCGGTTCGGCGCCGTCCAGGCGCTCACCGACATCGAGCTGGAGGTCCGAACCGGCGAGGTGGTCGCGCTGGTCGGCGACAACGGCGCCGGGAAGTCGACCCTGGTGAAGGCCATCGCCGGGGTCTACCAGCCGGACGAGGGCGTGATCGAGTGGGAGGGGCGGCCGGTCGCGATCCACCGGCCGCAGGACGCCCAGCACCTGGGCATCGCCACCGTGTACCAGGACCTCGCGCTCTGCGACAACCTGGACGTGGTCGGCAACCTGTTCCTCGGCCGGGAGCTCAAGCAGTTCGGTCTGGTGCTGGACGAGGTGGGGATGGAGCGGCGCTCCCGGCAGCTGCTGGACACCCTCTCCATCCGCATCCCCAGCGTGCGGATCCCGATCGCCTCGCTCTCCGGCGGTCAGCGCCAGGTGGTGGCGATCGCCCGCGCGCTGATCGGCTCGCCCAAGGTGGTGATCCTGGACGAACCGACCGCCGCGCTCGGCGTCGAGCAGACCGCCCAGGTGCTCGACCTGGTGGAGCGGCTGCGCGAGCAGAACCTCGGGGTGATCCTGATCAGCCACAACATGGCCGACGTGATGGCGGTCGCGGACACCGTGGCGGTGCTGCGGCTGGGCCGCAACAACGGGGTCTTCGACAAGCGGTCGACCAACCAGGAGCAGATCATCTCGGCCATCACCGGCGCCACGGACAACGCCGTGACGCGCCGTCGGGCCCGTGGAGAGGGCGGCAGCCTGTGA